A window of Metabacillus sp. B2-18 contains these coding sequences:
- a CDS encoding flagellin N-terminal helical domain-containing protein yields MRINHNIQALNAYKNLSQTMGQTSKTLEKLSSGLRINRAADDAAGLAISEKMRSQIRGLETAERNSLDAISLIQTAEGALNETHSILQRMRELSVQAANGTLEDSDREAIQMEINQLTYEIDRIADTTQFNTKKLLSGSAEGRAFAEVNTSEVAYTANGTWSGVVTAEPTEPAKVEIQFDAALGSAASIDLEGKTFVINGKTYEIDVTDGANPGVIGDNIAVNISGWNESAATDAERMSNINKLMDSLESAIIQNDNQSLAVVKDSPTDSDAANEGTIIDGKLTLSTVNPMSPKDVQDLGTRKNISTNIASGVTFNDPATNTPTTSLVASPDSAQAKPIAITFSEVPKTGDALKIDGLTINFNSPASALTGSAATIDVTDKDLDTVLSEIDAIITQAKNANPTPVPALAPVHSVSNNSLILGTTKTDDGISPIGLPTNGLDIALIDGDFEADKGKELNVDLQIGANASESLTLSLGVMDAATLGIARNGDFSTLSTAGVNAVLGVNVSTANAAQQAITAFDKAISLVSAERSKLGAFQNRLEHTVTNLQTANENLTSAESRIRDTDMAKSMTEYTKNNILNQAGQAMLAQANQLPQGILQLLK; encoded by the coding sequence ATGAGAATTAATCATAATATACAAGCACTAAATGCCTATAAAAATCTCTCGCAAACAATGGGACAAACTTCTAAAACACTAGAGAAATTATCATCTGGCTTACGTATTAATAGAGCAGCTGATGATGCGGCGGGTCTAGCAATTTCAGAGAAAATGCGTTCACAGATTCGTGGGTTAGAAACGGCAGAAAGAAACTCTCTAGATGCTATCTCATTAATTCAAACTGCTGAAGGAGCGCTAAATGAAACGCATAGTATCCTACAAAGAATGCGTGAATTATCTGTACAAGCAGCAAATGGAACGTTAGAAGACAGCGACCGTGAAGCAATTCAAATGGAAATTAATCAATTAACGTATGAAATTGACCGTATTGCTGATACAACACAGTTTAACACGAAGAAGCTTTTAAGTGGTTCTGCTGAAGGAAGAGCATTTGCAGAAGTGAATACATCTGAAGTTGCTTATACTGCTAACGGAACTTGGAGCGGTGTTGTGACTGCAGAGCCTACTGAACCTGCGAAAGTGGAGATTCAGTTTGATGCGGCGCTAGGTAGTGCAGCCTCAATTGATCTAGAAGGAAAAACATTTGTTATTAATGGTAAAACTTATGAAATAGATGTAACTGATGGAGCTAATCCTGGAGTAATTGGTGATAATATTGCTGTAAACATATCAGGATGGAATGAGTCAGCTGCTACTGATGCAGAAAGAATGAGTAATATTAACAAATTAATGGATTCATTAGAAAGTGCGATTATTCAGAATGATAATCAATCTTTAGCTGTAGTTAAAGATTCACCAACAGATTCAGATGCAGCTAATGAGGGGACAATTATTGATGGTAAGCTAACACTTTCTACAGTAAATCCAATGTCACCTAAGGATGTACAAGATTTAGGTACTCGTAAAAACATCTCAACAAATATTGCTAGTGGAGTTACATTTAATGACCCTGCAACGAACACACCAACAACTTCTTTAGTTGCAAGTCCTGATTCAGCTCAGGCAAAACCAATTGCGATCACGTTCTCTGAAGTGCCTAAAACAGGAGACGCTTTGAAGATTGATGGCCTAACTATTAACTTTAATAGTCCGGCGTCTGCCTTAACTGGCAGTGCGGCAACTATTGATGTAACAGATAAAGACTTAGACACAGTATTGAGTGAAATTGATGCCATTATTACTCAAGCTAAAAATGCTAACCCAACACCAGTACCAGCATTAGCTCCTGTACACTCAGTTTCTAATAACAGTTTAATATTAGGAACAACCAAAACAGATGATGGTATAAGCCCTATTGGTCTCCCAACAAATGGACTTGATATTGCACTTATTGATGGAGACTTCGAGGCAGATAAAGGGAAAGAATTAAATGTAGATTTACAAATCGGGGCAAACGCATCTGAATCATTAACTTTATCTCTTGGAGTAATGGATGCAGCAACACTTGGAATTGCACGTAATGGTGATTTCTCTACATTATCAACGGCTGGTGTAAATGCTGTTTTAGGTGTAAATGTTTCTACAGCAAATGCTGCGCAACAAGCTATTACTGCTTTCGATAAGGCGATTAGCCTTGTATCTGCTGAGCGTAGTAAGCTTGGAGCATTCCAAAATCGACTTGAGCACACTGTTACAAACTTACAAACAGCTAATGAAAACCTAACTTCTGCTGAATCACGTATTCGTGATACAGATATGGCGAAGTCAATGACAGAATATACGAAGAACAACATCTTAAACCAAGCTGGACAAGCAATGCTTGCTCAAGCAAATCAATTACCACAAGGAATTCTACAACTATTGAAATAA
- the fliS gene encoding flagellar export chaperone FliS, whose protein sequence is MDFLTKEIIYQKSSQEITSLLYEALIDHTKGAIQDIEASRLIEANEKLKKVNDILERLGVGINYEAGIIAEQLDVLYNYMADLVIKANVKKDIEPLKEVLTILEDISGAWQTAMKNNKSSQIQQQLLRKTNAYERNVMVYEREPNTVEEGK, encoded by the coding sequence ATGGACTTTTTAACAAAAGAAATCATTTACCAGAAATCTTCTCAAGAAATTACTTCATTACTATATGAAGCGTTAATAGATCATACAAAAGGTGCAATACAAGACATTGAAGCTTCAAGATTGATAGAAGCAAACGAAAAGCTAAAAAAAGTGAACGATATACTAGAACGTTTAGGTGTAGGAATAAATTACGAAGCAGGTATTATTGCCGAACAGCTTGATGTTCTTTACAACTATATGGCAGACCTTGTGATTAAGGCTAATGTGAAGAAAGATATTGAGCCTCTAAAAGAAGTGTTAACAATTTTAGAAGATATCTCAGGGGCATGGCAAACTGCAATGAAAAATAATAAATCAAGTCAGATACAGCAACAGCTTTTAAGAAAAACAAATGCATATGAAAGAAATGTAATGGTATATGAAAGAGAACCAAATACGGTTGAAGAAGGGAAATAG
- a CDS encoding EscU/YscU/HrcU family type III secretion system export apparatus switch protein — protein MSQQYFNQKNRRQINGPSAAVIRYDESKGGSPTVIAQGKGLLATKIMELAKQHNIQMQEDEGLVQHLLDIDLGENVPPQLYSVIAEILLLIEEMEKKY, from the coding sequence ATGTCACAGCAATATTTTAATCAAAAAAATCGTCGTCAAATAAATGGTCCTTCTGCTGCAGTCATTCGCTATGATGAATCCAAAGGTGGTTCACCGACTGTTATAGCTCAAGGTAAAGGGTTGCTTGCAACCAAAATTATGGAACTAGCAAAACAACATAACATTCAAATGCAGGAAGATGAGGGACTTGTTCAACATCTTTTAGATATAGATTTAGGAGAAAATGTACCACCACAGCTTTATTCTGTTATAGCAGAAATTCTACTTCTTATTGAAGAAATGGAGAAAAAGTATTAA
- the flgM gene encoding flagellar biosynthesis anti-sigma factor FlgM, producing the protein MKINNIGSMGVNPYKRNQEKSDLANQKSQVQKDKVEISTEAIDLQQSNEVAKAREEKVQAIKAQLENGTYTIDPKEIAKGLLNFYKK; encoded by the coding sequence ATGAAAATAAATAATATAGGATCAATGGGAGTTAATCCTTATAAACGAAACCAAGAGAAAAGCGATCTCGCGAATCAAAAATCACAAGTGCAGAAAGACAAAGTTGAAATTTCTACTGAAGCAATTGATCTTCAGCAATCAAACGAGGTTGCAAAAGCAAGAGAAGAAAAGGTACAAGCAATTAAAGCACAGTTAGAGAACGGAACCTACACAATTGATCCAAAGGAAATTGCAAAAGGATTATTGAATTTTTATAAAAAGTAA
- a CDS encoding TIGR03826 family flagellar region protein — protein MGELANCPVCDTLFVQTQFRSVCDKCYKEEEKKFETVYAYLRKRDNRKALLDEVVEGTGVSRDLILKFIRTGRIQLSNFPNLGYPCEKCGTSIRKDRLCESCSQDIHKQLHQVEQEAQISERNKRQSSPSTAAFYSQSTKK, from the coding sequence ATGGGAGAATTAGCGAATTGCCCTGTATGTGATACATTATTTGTACAAACACAATTTAGGTCTGTATGTGATAAATGTTATAAAGAAGAAGAAAAGAAATTTGAAACAGTTTATGCCTATTTAAGAAAACGTGACAATCGTAAAGCACTTTTAGATGAGGTTGTGGAAGGTACTGGTGTGTCTAGAGACCTGATTTTGAAGTTTATTCGAACTGGAAGAATTCAGTTATCAAACTTTCCTAACTTGGGATATCCGTGTGAGAAGTGTGGGACTTCGATTAGAAAAGATCGTTTATGTGAGAGTTGTAGCCAAGACATTCACAAGCAGCTTCACCAAGTAGAGCAAGAAGCTCAGATTAGCGAACGAAACAAACGACAAAGTTCGCCATCAACTGCTGCTTTCTACTCCCAAAGTACTAAAAAGTAA
- a CDS encoding ComF family protein, translating to MLILCLICHEELSQQMSWSSFLLSEPKACDECYQSLKKIQSPTCPLCFRPQENEQVCQDCQTWENDQHWKNMLQKNVSVFEYNDSMKELLATFKFRGDAALVEVFHNDFLACYKTNLVKEKIDFTIPIPLSPERLYERGFNQAKLLATFLPLAQIDILTRTHHEKQSKKSRQERLTASNVFSIVDSSKIMNKKILLIDDIYTTGSTLRHAAKVLKDNGAASVSSLTLIRS from the coding sequence ATGCTTATTTTATGTCTTATTTGTCATGAAGAGCTTTCGCAGCAAATGAGTTGGTCTAGTTTTTTGTTAAGTGAGCCGAAAGCTTGTGATGAGTGTTATCAGAGTTTAAAAAAGATTCAATCCCCGACCTGTCCCCTTTGTTTTAGACCTCAAGAAAATGAGCAAGTTTGTCAGGATTGTCAGACATGGGAAAATGACCAACACTGGAAAAACATGCTACAGAAAAATGTTTCTGTTTTTGAGTATAATGATTCGATGAAAGAGTTGCTTGCTACCTTTAAGTTTCGCGGTGATGCTGCGTTAGTAGAGGTTTTTCATAATGACTTTTTAGCATGCTACAAAACAAATCTTGTTAAAGAGAAAATAGATTTTACGATTCCAATTCCTCTAAGCCCAGAGCGGTTATATGAACGAGGTTTTAACCAAGCAAAGCTGCTCGCTACCTTTCTCCCACTAGCTCAAATCGATATCCTCACGCGAACCCACCATGAAAAACAATCAAAAAAATCACGACAGGAACGATTAACAGCTTCAAACGTGTTTTCTATAGTAGATTCTAGTAAAATAATGAACAAGAAGATTCTATTAATTGATGATATCTATACTACTGGTAGTACATTGAGACATGCTGCTAAGGTGTTGAAAGACAATGGAGCAGCTTCCGTTTCCTCTTTAACATTAATTAGAAGCTAA
- a CDS encoding late competence development ComFB family protein yields the protein MVINAMERIMKELLDEYKHGLHIKCTCSECMDDILALSLNQTKPRYVTNIDKVMYVKAEFIDKQEMTTLLVKLAECAKLVSDQPLCQTQGV from the coding sequence ATGGTTATTAATGCGATGGAACGGATTATGAAGGAATTATTAGATGAATATAAGCACGGTCTTCATATCAAATGCACTTGTTCAGAATGTATGGATGATATTCTTGCTCTTTCATTAAACCAAACAAAGCCACGCTATGTAACGAACATTGATAAGGTGATGTATGTAAAAGCCGAGTTTATAGATAAACAGGAAATGACTACTCTATTAGTGAAACTAGCAGAATGTGCAAAGCTTGTTTCCGATCAACCATTATGTCAAACACAAGGAGTTTGA
- a CDS encoding DEAD/DEAH box helicase, with translation MRFIHNNSFFTPVFTYNEGQPLSRYEKLPQISKNPHFSFSKKLQQHLQGKELLLTEIPFPLEEIQSHYEQGFIQINYGIRRKQQRLSCTRCGNTNSAFFSSFSCAKCGEQQCHYCRKCIMMGRISECTPLYSWSGPPFIEKADSKLKWEGQLSKGQAVASQHVENAVINNNELLVWAVCGAGKTEVLFKGIERGLSEGKKICIATPRTDVVLELAPRLRHVFPSTSIAALYGGSEEKHKSAALTISTTHQLLRFKQTFDCIIVDEVDAFPYSADSSLQFAVEKSRKVESSLIYLTATPSENWKNEVKQKKRDAVTIPARYHGHPLPVPEFAWCGNWRKQLSKGKLPKNVVEWLKERLTSGKQAFLFVPSVRLIDEVVGLCRELDQRIEGVHAEDPERREKVLRFRSGEMPIIVTSTILERGVTIPNSDVAVLGSEDGIFTESALVQISGRVGRSASYPTGNITFFHYGKTKAMIEAKSHIGQMNHKAHKSDYITKK, from the coding sequence ATGAGATTTATACATAACAACTCGTTTTTCACTCCGGTTTTTACCTATAATGAAGGTCAACCTCTGTCAAGGTATGAGAAACTACCACAAATATCAAAAAATCCGCATTTTTCTTTTTCAAAGAAACTACAACAACATCTTCAAGGGAAGGAATTACTACTTACAGAAATTCCTTTCCCTCTAGAAGAAATTCAATCACATTATGAGCAAGGCTTTATTCAGATAAACTATGGTATAAGACGAAAACAACAAAGACTTTCCTGCACCCGATGTGGTAACACAAACTCTGCCTTCTTTTCATCCTTCTCATGTGCCAAATGTGGGGAGCAGCAATGCCATTATTGTCGAAAGTGTATTATGATGGGCAGAATTAGTGAATGCACCCCACTTTATAGCTGGAGTGGGCCACCTTTCATAGAAAAAGCAGATTCCAAGTTAAAATGGGAGGGCCAGCTTTCGAAAGGTCAAGCCGTGGCCTCGCAACATGTAGAAAACGCTGTGATAAACAACAATGAATTACTAGTCTGGGCTGTTTGTGGAGCCGGAAAAACAGAGGTCTTATTTAAAGGCATTGAGAGAGGACTTTCTGAAGGTAAAAAAATCTGCATCGCAACACCCCGCACTGATGTTGTACTTGAATTAGCTCCTCGCCTGCGACATGTATTTCCTTCAACCTCAATAGCTGCTCTATATGGCGGCAGTGAGGAAAAACACAAATCAGCAGCTCTTACCATCTCCACTACCCACCAGCTTCTGCGCTTTAAACAAACGTTTGATTGCATCATTGTAGATGAAGTTGATGCCTTTCCCTACTCTGCCGACTCCTCTCTTCAATTCGCCGTAGAAAAATCCCGGAAAGTAGAAAGCTCTCTTATTTATTTAACCGCAACACCATCTGAGAATTGGAAGAATGAAGTAAAACAGAAGAAGCGGGATGCCGTGACCATTCCCGCTCGATATCATGGTCATCCGTTGCCAGTACCGGAATTTGCTTGGTGTGGGAATTGGAGGAAGCAGCTTAGTAAAGGGAAGCTCCCGAAGAATGTCGTGGAGTGGCTGAAGGAGAGGTTAACAAGCGGAAAGCAGGCATTTTTATTTGTGCCTTCTGTAAGACTTATTGATGAGGTCGTTGGTTTGTGTAGAGAATTAGATCAGCGAATCGAAGGAGTTCATGCTGAAGATCCAGAACGCCGTGAAAAAGTCCTGCGGTTTCGAAGTGGTGAGATGCCAATTATTGTGACGTCAACCATCTTGGAAAGGGGTGTTACGATTCCGAATAGTGATGTGGCCGTGCTTGGGAGTGAGGATGGTATTTTTACAGAAAGTGCTCTCGTGCAAATCTCCGGTCGAGTTGGAAGAAGTGCATCTTATCCCACAGGTAATATTACCTTTTTTCATTACGGAAAAACAAAAGCCATGATAGAGGCCAAAAGCCATATAGGGCAAATGAATCACAAAGCACACAAGAGTGACTATATTACCAAAAAATAG
- a CDS encoding Myb-like DNA-binding domain-containing protein — MDTPSNHTMQQDQEESKRTYRHWTTLEDRKLLELRNSGMKFRHIAEQLSRTPISVEKRYRKILKGDI; from the coding sequence TTGGATACTCCATCCAACCATACAATGCAACAAGACCAAGAAGAAAGTAAACGTACATATCGCCATTGGACAACTCTTGAGGATCGAAAACTTTTAGAATTACGAAATAGTGGAATGAAATTTAGACATATTGCCGAACAGCTGTCACGTACACCAATCAGCGTTGAAAAACGTTACCGAAAGATTTTAAAAGGTGACATATGA
- a CDS encoding DegV family protein, with protein sequence MKTAIVTDSTAYIPQHIRESHDIHMIPLSVNFGNETYQEEIEITSKQFFEKMKEHQDLPTTSQPSIGMFVELFERLSKEYDAVISIHLSSGISGTYNGAATAGDMVENIEVYTFDTEVSAMVQGFYALEAAEMAQAGKAPTDIMARLEEMKKTMSAYIMVDDLTNLQKGGRLSGAAALIGSLLQVKPILHFENRVIVPYEKVRTKKKALNRVFDLLHEDAKDNEPMRVVVIHANRPEEAEKMKEELQEKYENIECMVSYFGPVVGTHLGEGAIGIGWYKK encoded by the coding sequence ATGAAAACGGCTATTGTAACAGATAGTACAGCATATATCCCTCAACATATTCGTGAATCACATGACATACATATGATTCCTCTTAGTGTAAACTTCGGGAATGAAACCTACCAGGAAGAAATTGAAATTACTTCAAAACAGTTTTTCGAAAAAATGAAAGAACATCAAGACCTACCAACAACATCACAGCCTTCGATCGGAATGTTTGTTGAGCTATTTGAAAGACTTTCAAAAGAATATGACGCGGTAATTTCAATTCATCTCTCAAGTGGTATTAGTGGTACATATAACGGAGCAGCAACTGCAGGAGACATGGTAGAGAACATAGAGGTTTATACGTTTGATACCGAAGTAAGCGCAATGGTACAGGGGTTCTACGCGCTAGAAGCAGCAGAAATGGCTCAAGCAGGAAAAGCACCGACTGATATCATGGCACGATTAGAAGAAATGAAAAAAACAATGAGTGCTTATATTATGGTTGATGATTTAACGAATCTTCAAAAAGGCGGACGTTTAAGTGGGGCAGCCGCACTAATTGGAAGTTTACTTCAAGTAAAGCCAATTCTTCATTTTGAAAACAGAGTAATTGTGCCTTATGAAAAGGTGCGTACGAAAAAGAAGGCACTAAATAGAGTATTTGATTTGCTTCATGAGGATGCGAAGGATAACGAGCCGATGAGGGTTGTTGTGATTCATGCGAATCGTCCGGAGGAAGCGGAGAAGATGAAAGAAGAGCTTCAAGAGAAGTATGAAAATATCGAATGTATGGTAAGTTATTTTGGTCCCGTCGTTGGCACACACTTAGGTGAAGGTGCAATTGGGATTGGATGGTATAAGAAATAA
- a CDS encoding response regulator, which yields MKTKIAIIDDHQLFREGVKRILDFEPSFEVVAEGDDGEEALAIVDAHKPDVVIMDINMPKVNGVEATKQLVEANEDTKIIILSIHDDENYVTHALKTGARGYLLKEMDADTLIEAVKVVADGGSYLHPKVTHNLVNEFRRLATSNGQANLQPMQPEIRRPLHILTRRECEVLQMLADGKSNRGIGEALFISEKTVKNHVSNILQKMNVNDRTQAVVVAIKNGWVEVK from the coding sequence ATGAAGACGAAAATTGCCATTATTGATGATCATCAATTATTTCGTGAAGGTGTTAAACGCATTTTAGATTTCGAACCAAGCTTTGAGGTAGTTGCAGAAGGTGACGACGGTGAAGAAGCATTAGCAATCGTTGATGCACACAAGCCTGATGTTGTGATCATGGATATCAATATGCCTAAAGTGAACGGTGTCGAAGCAACGAAACAATTGGTTGAAGCAAATGAAGATACAAAAATCATCATCCTATCGATTCATGATGATGAAAACTATGTAACACACGCTCTGAAAACAGGTGCAAGAGGCTATCTATTAAAAGAAATGGATGCTGACACATTAATCGAAGCAGTTAAGGTTGTAGCAGACGGCGGCTCTTATTTACATCCAAAGGTTACTCATAACCTTGTAAACGAATTTAGACGCCTTGCCACTTCGAATGGACAAGCTAATCTTCAGCCGATGCAGCCTGAAATTCGACGTCCATTACATATTTTAACACGTCGTGAGTGTGAGGTGCTTCAAATGCTTGCTGACGGAAAAAGTAACCGCGGCATTGGAGAAGCATTGTTTATAAGCGAAAAAACCGTTAAAAACCATGTAAGTAACATCTTGCAAAAAATGAATGTGAACGATCGTACACAAGCCGTTGTTGTCGCGATTAAAAATGGTTGGGTTGAAGTGAAGTAA
- a CDS encoding sensor histidine kinase: MNSSQKIDSNLLDEILDKMIGTVAGSKDEIFIIGEQSRQQYESLVEELVEIKKQVNTVIDEGDKLEVQARLARNRLSQVSKNFKDFTEDEIREAYEKAHKLQVEHSMLQQHEKQLRDRRDDLERRLLGLQEIIERSEALVGQISVVLNYLNSDLRQVGILLEDAQQKQDFGLRIIEAQEEERKRVSREIHDGPAQMLANVMMRSELIERIYRERGAEEGFKEIRNLRKNVRNALYEVRRIIYDLRPMALDDLGLIPTLRKYMDTIEEYNGKTKIHFQSIGEIDGHRLPPRFEVALFRLAQEAVTNALKHADANEITVKVEVTCESITMIVKDDGIGFNIKEAKGNKDKKSFGLIGMKERVDLLGGKMTIDSKVGLGTFIMFQVPYHGT, from the coding sequence ATGAACTCCAGTCAAAAAATAGATAGTAATTTACTTGATGAAATATTAGACAAAATGATTGGGACGGTTGCTGGAAGTAAGGATGAAATCTTTATAATCGGTGAACAGTCCAGACAGCAGTATGAGTCTTTAGTAGAAGAGTTAGTTGAAATCAAAAAGCAAGTGAATACGGTGATTGATGAGGGAGATAAGCTTGAGGTTCAAGCCAGACTTGCCCGAAACCGACTTTCACAGGTGAGTAAAAATTTCAAAGACTTTACTGAAGATGAAATTCGTGAAGCCTATGAAAAAGCTCATAAGCTTCAGGTAGAGCACTCTATGCTTCAGCAGCACGAAAAGCAGCTTCGTGATCGCCGTGATGATTTAGAAAGACGTTTGCTGGGGCTTCAAGAAATTATTGAACGATCAGAAGCGCTTGTTGGACAAATTTCCGTTGTTTTAAATTATTTAAACAGCGATCTTCGCCAAGTTGGTATACTGTTAGAGGATGCCCAGCAAAAGCAGGATTTTGGTTTGCGTATTATAGAAGCGCAGGAAGAAGAACGAAAACGTGTGTCTAGGGAGATTCATGACGGTCCAGCGCAAATGCTTGCGAACGTGATGATGCGTTCTGAGTTAATTGAACGTATTTATCGTGAGAGGGGAGCGGAGGAAGGGTTTAAAGAAATCCGTAACCTTCGAAAAAACGTCCGAAATGCTTTATATGAGGTAAGAAGAATTATTTATGACCTAAGACCAATGGCTTTAGATGACTTAGGACTTATACCCACCCTCAGAAAATATATGGACACAATCGAAGAATATAATGGAAAAACCAAAATTCATTTTCAAAGCATTGGCGAAATTGATGGACACCGACTTCCACCGCGATTTGAGGTTGCGTTATTCCGACTAGCACAAGAAGCTGTCACAAATGCACTAAAGCACGCGGATGCGAATGAAATAACCGTTAAAGTTGAGGTTACATGTGAGTCGATTACAATGATTGTGAAAGATGATGGAATAGGGTTTAATATTAAGGAAGCAAAAGGAAATAAAGATAAAAAATCTTTTGGACTGATTGGAATGAAGGAACGAGTCGATCTTCTCGGCGGAAAGATGACGATTGACTCAAAAGTTGGATTAGGGACTTTTATCATGTTCCAAGTCCCATATCATGGCACTTAA
- a CDS encoding YigZ family protein: MLSHYYTVKGYGEHEIVIQKSRFICYVERVNTEEEATQFIQQIKKKHHDANHNCSAYLIGENDTIQKANDDGEPSGTAGVPMLEVLKKKQLKDTVVVVTRYFGGIKLGTGGLIRAYGKSVSEGLSAIGIVERKLMRVMHTKIDYTWLGKVENELRDSIYKIKEIHYLEQVEIEAFVEEASINTFEKWMTELTNGQGYIIKGENIYLEEPI; the protein is encoded by the coding sequence ATGCTTTCACACTATTATACCGTAAAAGGCTATGGAGAGCATGAAATTGTTATACAAAAATCACGTTTTATTTGTTATGTAGAACGAGTGAACACGGAAGAAGAAGCTACTCAATTTATTCAACAAATCAAGAAAAAACATCATGATGCCAATCATAATTGTTCAGCCTATTTAATAGGAGAAAACGATACCATTCAAAAAGCAAATGATGACGGTGAACCGAGCGGTACAGCTGGTGTCCCTATGCTTGAAGTTCTGAAAAAGAAACAGTTAAAAGACACAGTAGTTGTTGTTACCCGTTATTTCGGCGGAATTAAGCTAGGAACTGGCGGCCTCATTCGCGCTTACGGAAAATCGGTTTCAGAAGGACTATCAGCAATCGGAATCGTTGAACGCAAGCTGATGCGTGTGATGCATACAAAGATCGACTATACATGGTTAGGTAAAGTCGAAAATGAACTGCGAGATTCTATTTATAAAATAAAGGAAATTCATTACCTAGAGCAAGTCGAAATTGAAGCCTTTGTTGAAGAAGCTTCCATAAATACCTTTGAAAAATGGATGACAGAGCTTACAAATGGGCAAGGTTACATTATAAAGGGAGAAAATATTTATTTAGAAGAACCGATTTAA
- a CDS encoding LCP family protein, which produces MATRLKNKKVKKKKSFLKRILLFLLLVLLGVGGYTGYTIYKTYAAANQSYSELERGEKSERRETAVKVNEDPFSILLMGVEDYSSGGENGRTDTLIVVTVNPTLQTIKMLSIPRDTFVTLPEDGSETKINHAYAFGGKELTIETTEELLDIPIDYYATVSFQAFKSIVDELDGVTVNVPFDFYENSDEDGKRIYFEEGPAELDGEEALAYARMRKRDPRGDFGRNDRQKEIITAIIDKATSPANLFKIDELAMHIGDNVETNFRISQAIALQQKYPNINGDNIEKLTIEGSDEYINDIYYFIPDEEMLEEVQLELQTHLEQEQQTSTSTSSDYQN; this is translated from the coding sequence GTGGCTACTAGATTAAAAAATAAAAAAGTGAAGAAAAAGAAAAGCTTTTTGAAACGAATTCTTCTTTTTCTTTTACTTGTTCTTTTAGGTGTAGGCGGATATACCGGCTACACAATTTATAAAACCTATGCAGCAGCAAATCAATCGTATTCAGAATTGGAACGCGGTGAAAAATCTGAGCGAAGAGAAACAGCTGTTAAAGTAAATGAAGATCCATTTTCGATTCTTTTAATGGGTGTAGAGGATTATTCCTCGGGTGGAGAAAATGGACGTACGGATACATTAATAGTTGTCACCGTAAATCCAACACTTCAAACGATAAAAATGTTAAGTATCCCTCGTGATACATTTGTTACTCTCCCGGAGGATGGAAGTGAAACAAAAATAAATCACGCCTATGCCTTTGGCGGAAAAGAGTTAACAATTGAAACAACAGAAGAACTTTTGGACATACCAATCGATTATTATGCTACTGTTAGCTTCCAAGCGTTTAAATCAATTGTCGATGAGCTTGATGGTGTAACAGTCAATGTACCTTTTGATTTTTACGAGAACAGTGATGAAGACGGCAAACGAATTTATTTTGAAGAAGGACCTGCTGAGCTTGATGGTGAAGAAGCTCTTGCCTATGCAAGAATGAGGAAAAGAGATCCTCGCGGAGACTTTGGAAGAAATGACCGTCAAAAAGAGATTATTACAGCCATTATCGACAAAGCCACCTCTCCAGCTAATTTATTTAAAATTGATGAACTAGCTATGCACATCGGAGACAATGTTGAAACGAATTTTAGAATATCGCAAGCGATCGCCCTACAACAAAAATATCCAAACATTAATGGAGATAATATTGAAAAGCTAACAATTGAAGGCAGCGATGAATATATTAATGATATTTATTATTTTATTCCGGATGAAGAAATGCTTGAAGAAGTGCAGCTTGAGCTACAAACACATTTAGAGCAAGAACAACAAACCTCGACAAGCACCTCTTCAGATTATCAAAACTAG